In the genome of Chloroflexota bacterium, one region contains:
- a CDS encoding ABC transporter ATP-binding protein, with protein sequence MIEIENITKIYQMGDTEVRALDGVSLKIEKGEMLSIMGPSGSGKSTLMAILGCLDVPTSGEYRLDGLNVEKMSDNQLADVRSRKIGFVFQQFNLLARTSALDNVTLPLIYSGARGRERRKLAEEALDKVGLSDRMHHRPNELSGGQQQRVAIARALVNSPAIVLADEPTGALDSKTGAEIIGLFQRLHRDFGQTVIYVTHDPFIARHTKRVIRLADGKIVGDEHIEHPLEAGAPRPSEMALAADASH encoded by the coding sequence ATGATCGAAATCGAAAACATCACCAAGATTTATCAGATGGGCGACACCGAAGTGCGGGCGTTGGACGGGGTGAGCCTGAAGATTGAAAAGGGCGAGATGTTGTCCATCATGGGGCCGAGCGGATCGGGCAAGAGCACGCTCATGGCAATTCTCGGTTGCCTCGACGTGCCCACCAGCGGCGAGTACCGCCTCGACGGCCTCAACGTCGAAAAGATGAGCGACAACCAACTGGCCGACGTGCGAAGCCGCAAGATCGGCTTTGTCTTTCAACAGTTCAACCTGCTAGCCCGCACCAGCGCCCTCGACAACGTCACCCTGCCGCTCATCTACAGCGGCGCGCGCGGGCGCGAGCGGCGCAAACTGGCCGAAGAGGCGTTGGATAAAGTGGGACTGAGCGACCGGATGCACCATCGCCCGAACGAGCTTTCGGGCGGCCAGCAACAACGCGTCGCCATTGCCCGCGCCCTCGTCAACAGCCCGGCCATCGTGCTGGCCGACGAGCCGACCGGCGCCCTCGACAGCAAGACCGGCGCGGAGATCATCGGCCTCTTCCAGCGTTTGCACCGCGACTTCGGCCAGACCGTGATCTATGTGACTCACGATCCCTTCATCGCCCGCCACACCAAGCGCGTCATCCGCCTGGCCGACGGCAAGATTGTGGGCGACGAACACATTGAGCATCCGCTCGAAGCCGGAGCGCCGAGGCCGAGTGAGATGGCGTTAGCGGCGGATGCCAGTCATTAG
- a CDS encoding efflux RND transporter periplasmic adaptor subunit, translated as MLKSRRLWAILGGIALLLICGGVVASRVLASRQQNAAELKTGDVSQITAVSSVESSGSVAAQQSATVFWGTTGKVATVNVKAGDKVNAGDVLMTVDPASAPQNVVLAQADIITAQKALDELLHPANMTIANAQKAVADAQDALDKARRDLISVETPGGKSVADALSDAKLALDNAQANVQLAANSSDVQALNNAAVQVDEAFRFYQDAKAKYDASNEKTEYLALLQQAQAAYNNALANQQTIALRAQTDQANKDDALKKAQDKYEQAQANFNAAQLGPDANKLAIAKAKVAVAEATLADAKDKLDKLTNGADPNDIAVAKAKVQAAQAAVEALTIKAPFAGEVLVVNYQPGDAVSQSLAAVVMANRSVLHVDVSVDETDVSDILPGDPVTVTFNSLPDLNLDGQVSQINPVGSAVQGLVKYTVRVDLVKVDPKVLLGMTADVSIVTDKNEGALAVPLDAVQLDPQGEFVNRVKADNTLERVNVVSGEVQGELVVVTGDLKPGDKVQMVEPKPTDNGSPFGPG; from the coding sequence CCTGGGCGGCATCGCCCTCCTGCTGATCTGCGGCGGAGTGGTCGCCTCGCGCGTGTTGGCCAGCCGCCAGCAAAACGCCGCCGAACTCAAAACCGGCGATGTCTCTCAAATCACCGCCGTCAGCAGTGTCGAATCATCCGGCTCGGTAGCGGCTCAGCAATCGGCTACCGTGTTTTGGGGAACGACAGGCAAAGTGGCGACGGTCAACGTCAAAGCGGGTGACAAGGTGAATGCGGGCGACGTATTGATGACGGTTGACCCCGCCTCTGCCCCCCAAAACGTGGTCCTGGCCCAGGCTGACATCATTACCGCCCAGAAGGCTCTCGACGAGTTACTGCATCCTGCCAACATGACGATTGCCAACGCCCAAAAAGCGGTGGCCGACGCGCAGGATGCGCTCGACAAAGCCAGGCGAGATTTGATCTCGGTGGAGACTCCTGGCGGGAAGAGCGTGGCTGATGCTCTTTCTGACGCCAAACTGGCGCTCGACAATGCTCAGGCCAACGTGCAGTTGGCGGCCAACAGTAGCGACGTTCAAGCCTTGAACAACGCGGCCGTGCAAGTTGACGAGGCTTTCCGGTTTTATCAGGACGCCAAAGCCAAGTACGATGCCAGCAACGAGAAGACCGAGTATTTGGCCCTGCTTCAACAGGCCCAGGCCGCTTACAATAACGCGCTCGCCAACCAGCAAACGATTGCCCTGCGCGCTCAAACCGATCAGGCCAACAAAGATGATGCTTTGAAGAAAGCGCAAGACAAATACGAACAAGCTCAGGCCAACTTCAATGCGGCTCAGCTTGGCCCGGACGCCAACAAGCTTGCCATCGCCAAAGCCAAAGTGGCCGTGGCCGAAGCGACCCTGGCCGATGCCAAAGACAAGCTCGATAAACTGACGAATGGCGCTGATCCCAACGACATCGCCGTGGCCAAAGCCAAAGTTCAGGCGGCCCAGGCCGCCGTCGAGGCGCTCACCATCAAAGCGCCCTTTGCTGGCGAAGTGTTGGTGGTGAACTACCAGCCGGGCGACGCCGTGTCGCAATCGCTGGCCGCCGTCGTTATGGCCAACCGCTCGGTTTTGCACGTAGACGTGTCGGTGGACGAAACCGACGTGAGCGACATTTTGCCTGGCGATCCGGTGACGGTGACTTTCAACTCTTTGCCCGATCTGAATCTGGACGGACAAGTGTCGCAGATCAACCCGGTCGGTTCGGCGGTTCAAGGCCTCGTCAAGTATACGGTGCGAGTCGATCTGGTGAAAGTTGACCCGAAAGTGTTGCTGGGGATGACGGCGGACGTTTCGATTGTGACCGACAAGAATGAAGGCGCGCTGGCCGTGCCGCTCGACGCTGTGCAACTTGATCCGCAGGGCGAGTTCGTCAACCGGGTTAAAGCTGACAACACGCTGGAGCGGGTGAACGTGGTGAGCGGCGAAGTTCAAGGCGAGTTGGTAGTGGTGACCGGCGATTTGAAACCCGGCGATAAAGTGCAGATGGTAGAGCCAAAGCCTACGGATAACGGCTCGCCGTTTGGGCCAGGATAA